In Diabrotica undecimpunctata isolate CICGRU chromosome 9, icDiaUnde3, whole genome shotgun sequence, the DNA window GCTGCCGGagagttaatataaatatttgtgtACTAGTAAcattcattttaataaaaatatctatTGAATCAAATGTGTTTAATTATTATTACCATTTATATTGGGCACATAAATAAGTTTAATTTGAAGATAGCAATCTTAATAAGAACAACATTTTGTTATTGACATAAAGCTGGAAGATCTTACTTGAAAAGTTATCtgtttgaatatttattttgacATTGGAAAAACCAGAAATCATTTAAGTTATTAATATTGGTACAGAGATAATTAAATGAAGTATTTTGAATTGAAAAACTGCAAGAATGTTCTTTTGAAACTAAAAATTGATGCATTTCAGTAGTTTTGTTCCTAAAGTTGATAAGATGATTATTTCATttcatttgcatcatactgttaaatatttattctattaTGATTTTTTTAACACTGAGTACAACATATGATTACacaatttcaataaaaatattttttctaacttgtacttattattttttatacatcTTTTGAAATACCTacatatttattttctaaattggAGGCATTAagtttttccaatattttagttgtaattaacaaatatttattataaaatcagtAAATAAGTATATGTATTTGGATATATCCTTGAACAAAAAATATGGTACACTCATCAATATAATAATTTCTGAAGTTAAATACGCACTTCCACAAAGATATttccaaaatttaataaaacgtaATAAAGAAATacttttaaattccataaattgttatattattttcaaCTTACTTCACATCTCAGTCTCTGCATATCTTTTTTGTTTCTATCGAACCAGTAAACAATTCCCGAATTTGTTCCAAGAGCTATAAATTCAGGTAAAACATCAATACAAGTTAGTTTAATTTCTTGGTAAAATATGCCATTTTGGTGTTTTGTTGGTAATTTAGCAAACAATTCAGTTAAAGGTGCCCATTCCCGTAATGTTTGGCGTATAGCGTTCGGATATAACGCCATTGTATACACTTACAGGCAATATAAATAATCATTTAagaattataaacaaattttaattatttcacacatttgtcaaaatatttgactttgacAACACACGTACATTTAAATTCAATTACAAGAAGTTAGCAATATATTCTTctcttttaataataatttatttctcaaatAGGTCGAAACAAATAACactgtatataataataatactataATAAGAATTGATAACTAAATTAGATAGTCTGATATTTCCAATTAAACAAATACCAATGTAGTCTACCATCTAATACAAATAAAGTTCAATATTATgtcatttaatattttgttaaaattttattacCTGGTAATATACCGCAAAAAAGAAgagatttaaatttattttaggttATGTTAAGAATAAACTcgtgtaaatatttattttattttcataatggTTTTATTAAAGAAAACTGATGTTGATTTGTTTATTGCTAATTCTAACAATATTATTCGATCTAATTTAAACAATTACACGGATGTCCAAGTGACCATTCCTtatgatgttaaaaatatagCTTCCCTAGAATTTTCAGCTTCTCAAGAGTATATTTTAGTATCAACGGAAAATAAACAAATTGTTATATACGACAAGAACTTTAAAGTGATTAAACAATTTGTAGTTAATCGTTCTCCAAGTAAAGCATGTTTTACACCTTCAAATGATGTAGTAGTAGCTGATAAAACTGGTGATGTGTATTTATACAAACTACAGGATGAAGACAACAAACCAGTGCTGCTGTTAGGGCATTTAAGTGTTGTTTTGGATATTATTATTAGTAAATGTGGGAAATATATAATTACTAGTGATAGAGATGAAAAAATCAGGGTGTCCCATTTTCCAAATTGCTATAATATAGTCAGTTATTGTTTAGGACACACTGAGTTTGTTACAAAGATTGACATTATTGGTAATATATTAGTGTCAGCTTCTGGAGATGGTACAATAAGGTTTTGGGACTTCATGAAAGGAAAGCAGTTGGCTCTGATAGATACAAATTCATATATTGAAGAAGACAATTTGTTGCAAAAATTTTGTGAggaaatgaataaagaaaaggttGAAATTATTGCTCTTCCTGTTACTGATATGCAGTTACATcttgataaaaatttatatatagctGTGTCAATTTATAAATATGATTGTATACAATTGTATTCAGTAGACTTATCAAATTTTAATTCATCACTTGTTACAACTATAAAAGTGTTATCACCTTCTAGcttttgttttgaaaataatttatttgttttaagtgATAGGCTTTCCAAATATACTTTAGTTGATAATAATTTTGTTGAGAGTATTGAACCTTTATTTGATGAACTATATCAAAAGTATAAAAGTTTATTACAATTTGCTGATAGTAATGCTGTGGCAGttctttataaaagaaaatatgacAATGTTCAAGAATATTTAGAAAGAAAAAAGCAAAGGTTAtgataataaaatgttttataatcTTTTTGTGTTTATTATTGTTCCCCATTATCATATAAACAGCCATAAGCTATAGTTTTGTTGGTTATCATTGAAATTATAAAACTGATTAGAGCTTCCACAAGAAGCATGCTTGTTATGGTAGTAGTCTATTTTGTTTGAAAATACATTTCCAAATTAAAATGTATCATGTTTTACTGTATTtcattatttattctaataaaaaagCCCTCTACACATGTTTGACAAGTTCTCAATAACCCAATAAAAGGTTTAACAATGTCATAATCACCCTGATCAATATTTGGTTTGTTGAGTTTCAAATTACTAGTCATTCATTATGTTTGATTTATGGGTATAAGCCATGGATTACCAAGTGCTGATTTGGACGAAAGGACTTGCAAGGGGTACATGATAATTAGAAAAGAAATTGGTTGTGTGAATTCTGGTGTATGTTTCCTCGAATTTGATTGACTTTTTCCAAACTTAAGCAGTAGGGGTATGAGTTATGGAAGAGGTTTAATTTATCCATGTCTTTCTTACCTTGTTTTAATATAGAGCTGTCTTTGACTCTGAACTCTGagcttttttgtaatttaaaaggTTTTCATTGTTACTTTTTCAGTGATCCTTGTTTAGGGTGATTTTTTATTCTTTGGTAGCAATTGAATGTCATTTGTTCCACTACAACACTGCATTATAACACCATTTTGACCTCACAATCTCCTCAGATGCAAGAGCTGAATACAAAATCAAACAGGAAGGACCAATAAATGTCTCTTGATCTTCAGCCTCTACATCTGAGGAGTCTGGCATCATAATGCAGTGTTGTTTACCAATTCAGAAACAAAGATTAACAAACCATGCTCCTATGACATGAAAAATTATCTAGCTACTAAGTGGAATGTATCTTTTTTCTATGAAATTCGTCTGTTCTACACTGATTGTACATGATCAATTGGCTTATTATATGTCTTCTTATTGTGTGATACCTAATTTTTCAGACAGTTCTGCATATGCCTGTGTTGTGTATAATTAAATGTACCTACACAAATATATGGAACCTAAAGATTAATGTTGACACCATATCTAAGTGTAATAAAGAGATTAAGACTTAGTGATTTCCCAGAGCTTTCAAAGCGCCAACTTTGCCAATACTTTTTGATTTCATAGTGGGTATCAAACTCTCATCATTTAGCATCAAGGCAGATATGCTCACCTCTGAGCTACCTAGGCCACTTTATTGTACATTTCCACTAACTATTATACAAGTTCTCGGGACTTAGGCAGATCTGCTTTATACAGTCATCATCACGTAACGCTACAACCCTgagtgggtcttggctgactgtacaacttttttccaatttgttcggtcttccatcaacctagggtcaaatggaatgttcattttccggagatctgcttggatgttatctctccatcacattctgggacgtccgagtggtcttttgcctgtgggaatctcctcccataccagttttacaagtctctcgttatgcagtctgtgcacgtggcctgcccatcttagtcgctgtgatttaatttcttggacaatatcggcgtcattgtagagtgcttttaattcgatattggttctgatcttatactggtttgtggtgaggtccgaaaatttttctaagtatttttcattCAAAGCGTCTGAgtttttcttcgtttgctttggtcatggtccacgtttcgcatccgtatgttattacaggtctgacgatggatttatagatttttatctttgaacttcttgtaagattttttgattttacgagcttatccagtgcgaatagacagcggtttgcagattggattctgtcttttatttcttcagtaacatcgttgtcagctgtgattacggcccccagatacttaaaacgttgtactctttcgaaattaaaggtgttgaccgtcacattttgtcctattctgtctcttcgtgtcgttctatttatacacatatatttcgtcttctcttcattaatcttcagccctacttgttgctccttccaccttgttgaagatgtctttcgtggataggatggagtctccaacgagatctatgtcatctgcatatgcgagtaatagcttgggaccttgaaccgatagcaattctgtttttatttcggccgacctcatggctttctctaataccaggttaaaaagtagtggagataacgcatcaccctgtttgagtccattgttgatttcaaagctgccagacagtttattatttacacatactttagatattccaccctccatacagactttggtcatccgaatgagtttctttggtattgagaactccgccatggcattccatacttggcttctttctacgctatcatatgcctgtcgaaaatctatgaaaagattgtgtatgggtctgttatactcccatcccttttctagaagttgtctcagcgtgaatagttgatctattgttgatctgtttgccctaaaaccggcttgatatttgcctaggacattttcagcataagggattattctactaagaatgatgtttgagagggttttatatgccATGTTTAGGAATGAAATTTCTCTATAAttcgcgcattttgttttgtccccttttttgtggatgggcactattatgttttccttccatcgtgctggtatcctttcttctaatcatatgtgcgttattagctggtggatttggcgatgtagtgcgtctctcccatatttcagaagttctgctggtatctCGTCCATACCCGGCGCTTTGTGATTTTTCAGCTTATTTAAGGCCTCTTGGGTTTCTTCAAAGGAGGGATTTTTGACGGGCATGTCCGCTGTGATATAGATCTCTTCTTTGTGCTGTTCTTCCTGTATGATGTTTAGGAGGTCCCTAAAATACTCTTTCTATTTTTCAGTTACTTCTTTACCGTCGATTATCATACGGCCTTGATTGTCTCTCAGTGTATGGATGGAATTGGTTCTATGTCCTCTTTTCTCAGAGGAGATTGCTTTATAGAATTCTCTGTAGCCTGGTTTGGGCCGGTCTCTCTCCatagcttcatatttttgttgttcataatttctttgtgcgtattatttttcttgtttcttttcggCAGTCGTCATATTCCTTTTTACTTTGGTCTGTTTGCAGTTGTATCCAAGTCTTCTTTACTGTTTGTCTTTTTTCCAGCTGTTTCCGACAATCCTCGTCATACCATGTTTTTGCCCTCTTCTGCCTACTCCTTCCAAAGATCTTGTCCGCTGTCTTGGTTATTATTTTGGCAGTCGTTTCCCATAGCTGTTCTATATCATTGTATTCTCTTTCAGAGTTCAAGGTTTGTTTAAGTTGTTCTCTATAGTTTTGTAGTTTCTCTGTACTGTGCATTTCGTCCATGTTCCATTTGTGGCTAGATATTCTGAATTTGACTTTTGCTCTGACTAAGTAATGATCTGTGTCTCCGTCTATTCCTCTCAGGCTTCTTACGTCTATAATATTGTTCCCATGACGGGCATCTACAATGATGTGGTCAATTTGGTTGCCCGTAATATGGTCGTTTGAGACCCAGGTTTGCTTATGGATGTCTTTATGCGGAAACATGGTTGACTTTATAcagtggtccttaagtaattgtacaaacagaaatagtagattctacactttaaaatattatgatttaagccaacctgctttaataaaatgttggtattaaaaaagatacatttaaagttgaaattaaaaattttatgtttctATATTAaatgtttctttatttttatacatcttcttcacgtgccatctccgcgatggaggttggcaatcatcatggctattctgatcttagatgctgctgctctgaatagttcaattgatgtgcatccgtaccattccctcaagttacgcaaccatgagattcttcttcttcctacacttctcttgccctggattttcccttgtataatcaattgaagtaggttgtatctctcattacgcataacatgtcCCAGGTATTGCAGGTATTGCATTTTATACATAAACATTCACAAACATGGAAGTTATATTACTTATAACTTTCATTTTTGTGGatgtttatgtataaaaatttataactgaGGGCTTTAggtataagaaattataatttgatgcatactttgatGTAGCCGATAGAGGGCTGCACATATGTGGCTTGATTTGCGTTTGACGCAACACATGGAGTTGGTTGAAGCCCATAttataaaataacaaaacaacaaaataataaaaaaaaccttaTTATCTGTGAAAAACATTGGTATATAAAGTTCTAGAATCTA includes these proteins:
- the wuho gene encoding tRNA (guanine-N(7)-)-methyltransferase non-catalytic subunit wuho — protein: MVLLKKTDVDLFIANSNNIIRSNLNNYTDVQVTIPYDVKNIASLEFSASQEYILVSTENKQIVIYDKNFKVIKQFVVNRSPSKACFTPSNDVVVADKTGDVYLYKLQDEDNKPVLLLGHLSVVLDIIISKCGKYIITSDRDEKIRVSHFPNCYNIVSYCLGHTEFVTKIDIIGNILVSASGDGTIRFWDFMKGKQLALIDTNSYIEEDNLLQKFCEEMNKEKVEIIALPVTDMQLHLDKNLYIAVSIYKYDCIQLYSVDLSNFNSSLVTTIKVLSPSSFCFENNLFVLSDRLSKYTLVDNNFVESIEPLFDELYQKYKSLLQFADSNAVAVLYKRKYDNVQEYLERKKQRL